One genomic window of Terriglobia bacterium includes the following:
- the panC gene encoding pantoate--beta-alanine ligase, with product MQTIIEIHDLRRARAARPGTFGLIPTMGALHEGHLSLVRRARSECDHVGVSVFVNPAQFGANEDLNLYPRDLDRDLKLLEPLGVDLVWTPAPETVYPPAFQTWVTVEEVSKGLEGGRRPGHFRGVATVVAKLFNIFAPDKAYFGQKDAQQVVVIKRMVEDLGFPIEIVVCPTVREPDGLALSSRNVYLSPDERRAAPVLHRALSAARAAYESGERNAGPLRAAMKAVLDAEPLARVDYVSAADPATLAELDQVEAGILCSLAVRIGRTRLIDNLLLFPEGAYAARH from the coding sequence GTGCAGACCATCATCGAGATTCACGATCTGAGAAGAGCGCGCGCCGCGCGACCCGGCACTTTCGGATTGATTCCCACGATGGGCGCGCTTCATGAAGGCCACCTTTCGCTGGTGCGCAGGGCCAGGTCCGAGTGCGATCACGTGGGTGTGAGTGTCTTTGTCAACCCGGCGCAGTTCGGCGCGAACGAGGACTTGAACCTGTACCCTCGTGATCTTGATCGTGATCTCAAGCTTCTGGAGCCGCTGGGAGTGGATCTGGTCTGGACGCCGGCCCCGGAGACCGTTTATCCGCCGGCCTTCCAAACCTGGGTCACGGTCGAGGAGGTGTCCAAAGGCCTTGAAGGCGGCCGGCGCCCCGGGCATTTTCGCGGCGTCGCCACGGTGGTGGCCAAGCTGTTCAATATCTTTGCTCCCGACAAGGCCTATTTCGGCCAGAAGGATGCGCAGCAGGTCGTGGTTATCAAGCGCATGGTTGAAGATTTGGGCTTCCCGATCGAGATCGTGGTCTGCCCGACGGTACGCGAGCCGGACGGGCTCGCGCTCAGCAGCCGTAATGTCTATCTCAGCCCGGACGAACGGCGGGCGGCGCCTGTGCTTCACCGCGCGCTCTCGGCCGCCCGCGCTGCATACGAGAGCGGTGAGCGCAACGCCGGTCCCTTGCGCGCGGCCATGAAGGCAGTCCTCGATGCGGAGCCCCTGGCTCGGGTGGACTATGTTTCTGCGGCGGATCCGGCGACCCTGGCCGAACTCGATCAGGTCGAAGCCGGGATTCTGTGCTCGCTCGCCGTGCGCATCGGCAGAACGAGGCTCATCGACAACTTGCTCCTATTTCCGGAAGGTGCATATGCTGCTCGCCATTGA
- a CDS encoding type III pantothenate kinase — protein MLLAIDVGNTNIALGLYDNDRPGPRWRLATDHARMPDEYGIMLIHLFQHAGIAPADVRAIAMASVVPPLTGTLVQACEAYLGRTPLVVDIGMKTGVAVRVEDPRQVGADRVVDAAAVHKLYGGPACIVDFGTATTFDAVSAGGDYIGGAIAPGIGIAAEALFQSAAKLPKVDLRRPPSAIGRNTVHSIQSGLLFGYVGLVEGMVARFAVELGSKMKVIGTGWLVELIARETKAIGVVAPWLTLDGLKIIHDLNTKEPA, from the coding sequence ATGCTGCTCGCCATTGATGTCGGCAACACCAACATCGCATTGGGCCTGTATGACAACGATCGGCCGGGGCCGCGCTGGCGCCTTGCCACGGACCATGCGCGCATGCCGGACGAGTACGGCATCATGTTGATCCATCTATTCCAGCATGCGGGCATCGCACCGGCGGATGTCAGGGCAATCGCCATGGCTTCCGTGGTGCCGCCGCTCACGGGCACGCTCGTGCAGGCCTGCGAAGCCTATCTTGGGCGCACACCGCTCGTGGTAGACATAGGGATGAAGACCGGCGTGGCCGTGCGGGTTGAAGATCCCCGGCAAGTGGGCGCGGATCGGGTGGTGGACGCGGCGGCCGTGCACAAGCTTTACGGCGGGCCCGCCTGCATCGTCGATTTCGGCACTGCTACCACCTTCGATGCCGTTTCCGCCGGAGGAGATTATATCGGCGGGGCTATCGCGCCCGGCATCGGCATTGCCGCCGAGGCGTTGTTCCAGAGTGCGGCGAAGCTTCCCAAAGTGGACCTGCGTCGTCCCCCCTCCGCCATAGGCCGCAACACGGTTCATTCGATCCAATCGGGCCTGCTGTTCGGGTATGTCGGGTTGGTAGAGGGGATGGTGGCACGCTTCGCTGTTGAGTTGGGTTCGAAGATGAAGGTCATCGGCACGGGCTGGCTGGTCGAACTTATCGCCAGGGAAACCAAGGCAATCGGGGTGGTGGCACCCTGGCTGACCCTCGACGGGCTCAAGATCATCCACGACCTCAACACCAAAGAACCTGCGTGA
- the hemE gene encoding uroporphyrinogen decarboxylase → MSRSDRFLKACRLEAADCTPVWLMRQAGRFMAVYRKLRERYTLLEMFKTPEIAAAVTLQPITIFELDAAIIFADILLPLEGMGIRLEFAEKEGPRIHNPVQTASDVSALQTPDPEEDLGYLLRAIRLVRAEIDGRIPLIGFAGAPFTLASYAIEGAARSFLRTKGMMYENPELWRQLMEKLARVVTSLLLAQARAGAQAVQLFDSWAGCLSPADYRDYVLPYMKGVFQALKDARVLSIHFGTGTADLLPLMRAAGGDVIGVDWRTHIDDAWARVGPGVGIQGNLDPVTLMAPRGVLLERSGEILGRVGGRPGHIFNLGHGVLPPTPEDSVQALVDFVHEYALPN, encoded by the coding sequence ATGAGTCGAAGTGATAGATTTCTGAAAGCCTGCCGTCTTGAAGCAGCCGACTGCACTCCGGTGTGGCTTATGCGCCAGGCGGGGCGCTTTATGGCCGTCTATCGCAAGCTGCGGGAGCGGTACACGCTGCTCGAGATGTTTAAGACGCCGGAAATCGCCGCCGCTGTAACGCTTCAGCCGATCACGATTTTTGAGCTCGATGCCGCCATTATTTTCGCCGACATCCTCCTCCCCCTGGAGGGGATGGGTATCAGGCTCGAATTTGCGGAGAAGGAAGGACCCAGAATTCACAATCCGGTACAGACCGCCTCTGATGTGTCCGCGCTTCAAACTCCTGATCCCGAGGAAGATCTCGGATACCTTTTGCGGGCCATTCGCCTGGTTCGAGCTGAAATCGACGGCAGGATCCCATTGATAGGATTTGCCGGGGCCCCCTTTACGCTTGCCAGCTATGCCATCGAGGGCGCGGCAAGGAGCTTTCTGCGCACCAAGGGGATGATGTACGAAAATCCTGAACTCTGGCGTCAGCTCATGGAGAAACTGGCCCGGGTCGTCACTTCCCTGCTGCTGGCGCAGGCGCGTGCCGGCGCCCAGGCGGTCCAGCTTTTCGACTCCTGGGCTGGCTGCCTGAGCCCGGCCGACTACCGCGATTACGTGCTGCCTTACATGAAGGGGGTTTTCCAGGCGCTCAAAGACGCCCGGGTCCTCAGCATTCATTTCGGGACCGGCACCGCAGACTTGCTGCCTCTCATGCGCGCGGCCGGGGGGGATGTGATCGGCGTAGACTGGCGTACTCATATTGACGATGCCTGGGCGCGCGTCGGCCCAGGGGTCGGAATCCAGGGAAATCTCGACCCTGTCACACTTATGGCTCCCCGGGGAGTGCTGCTGGAGCGGTCCGGGGAGATCCTCGGCCGCGTCGGAGGCCGTCCCGGACACATCTTCAATCTGGGCCACGGCGTCCTTCCTCCCACGCCGGAGGATTCCGTGCAAGCCCTCGTCGATTTTGTCCACGAGTACGCGCTGCCGAACTGA
- a CDS encoding ATP-dependent 6-phosphofructokinase: MKTRRVGILTGGGDCPGLNAAIKWIVYGAICHSAHDRKNPIEVLALKEGWAGILALDPKRGIKDARYVQMLTPPVVRKIDRDGGTAIGTSRTNPFSMSDKKGKKHDKSATVVRNMEILGLDALIVIGGEDTLGVANKLYERYGVPVVGIPKTIDLDLPGTEYSLGFDSAVNNIKVLVDRARTVAGSHRKTAVIEVMGRHSGLLALAGGIVSSAHFILIPEYSFELSKLIALINERTRSRSRYTLVVVAEGAKERGGRIVAQRRETDAFGHVHLGGIGEILADQITARTGLETIAEKLGYLQRGGDPSAFDAKMGYYFGITAVDMFVRKDYGKMVSVQHGTITPAPLSILNQPVRVVNVDLMYDKGRLNARRDTALNWVVN; this comes from the coding sequence ATGAAAACGAGGCGGGTCGGAATTCTGACCGGCGGTGGAGACTGCCCGGGATTGAACGCTGCCATCAAGTGGATCGTTTATGGAGCCATCTGCCACAGCGCGCATGACCGGAAAAATCCCATCGAGGTTCTCGCCCTCAAGGAAGGGTGGGCAGGAATCCTGGCGCTCGATCCCAAGAGGGGGATCAAGGACGCACGCTATGTCCAGATGCTGACCCCGCCGGTGGTGCGCAAGATCGACCGCGACGGCGGCACGGCGATCGGCACCTCGCGTACCAATCCCTTCAGCATGAGCGACAAGAAGGGCAAAAAACACGACAAGAGTGCGACCGTCGTGCGCAACATGGAGATTCTCGGACTCGACGCGCTCATCGTGATCGGAGGGGAAGATACCCTTGGGGTTGCCAACAAGCTCTACGAGCGCTACGGCGTGCCGGTTGTGGGGATTCCCAAAACCATCGATCTGGACCTTCCCGGAACCGAGTACTCGCTCGGATTCGACAGCGCGGTGAACAACATCAAGGTGCTCGTCGACCGTGCCCGCACAGTCGCGGGTTCACACCGCAAGACGGCGGTCATCGAGGTCATGGGGCGCCATTCTGGCTTGCTCGCCCTGGCTGGAGGAATCGTCAGCAGCGCCCATTTCATTCTTATTCCGGAATATTCGTTTGAACTCTCCAAGCTGATAGCCTTGATCAACGAACGCACCCGGTCCAGGTCGCGGTACACGCTGGTCGTGGTCGCCGAAGGAGCCAAGGAGAGAGGCGGCCGCATTGTGGCGCAGCGGCGGGAGACCGACGCCTTTGGCCATGTTCACCTGGGAGGGATCGGAGAGATTCTTGCCGACCAGATCACGGCGCGCACCGGGCTGGAAACCATCGCCGAGAAACTGGGGTATCTGCAACGCGGAGGCGACCCTTCCGCGTTCGATGCCAAAATGGGCTACTATTTCGGAATAACTGCGGTGGACATGTTCGTGCGCAAGGATTACGGCAAGATGGTTTCCGTCCAGCATGGCACCATCACGCCCGCGCCGTTATCCATCCTGAACCAGCCCGTGCGCGTAGTGAATGTCGATCTGATGTACGACAAAGGTCGGCTCAACGCGCGCCGGGACACCGCGCTGAATTGGGTCGTGAACTGA
- a CDS encoding HEAT repeat domain-containing protein translates to MDFIRRLFSDSAEPSDRQISRALKHATQTHGDPATRVAAMERLAAWKTPEAAAALLRRFTMQVPQETMDLEEKQYTVRLLAGMGRAAVDPILDFLRIEAEATWPVRALREILTPEEFIDALKDTLERLENTYTRWPEAKVVLIEHLPDEALPQVRETLLRFLDDEDDDVCIASAYYLTRSGDDEVRERLIETLLNAEARPRVRGRIFELFCDREWAVKGYRKRVEEVIQEPFYLTAKGTVKRRSI, encoded by the coding sequence ATGGACTTCATCCGCAGGCTGTTCTCAGACAGCGCAGAACCCTCGGACCGTCAGATCAGCCGGGCGCTGAAGCACGCCACGCAAACTCACGGGGATCCGGCGACGCGTGTCGCGGCCATGGAGCGGCTTGCAGCCTGGAAAACGCCGGAGGCGGCCGCCGCACTCCTGCGGCGTTTCACCATGCAGGTTCCGCAGGAAACCATGGACCTGGAGGAAAAACAGTATACCGTCCGGCTGCTGGCCGGGATGGGTCGCGCCGCAGTGGATCCCATTCTTGACTTTCTGCGCATCGAAGCGGAAGCGACCTGGCCGGTGCGGGCGCTGCGCGAGATCCTGACGCCTGAGGAATTTATCGACGCATTGAAAGATACACTGGAGCGTCTCGAGAACACCTACACACGCTGGCCGGAAGCGAAGGTCGTGCTGATCGAGCATCTTCCTGACGAAGCCCTCCCCCAGGTGCGGGAAACCCTCCTCCGGTTTCTCGACGACGAGGACGATGATGTCTGCATTGCATCGGCGTATTATCTGACGCGCAGCGGCGATGATGAGGTGCGCGAACGGCTCATCGAGACACTCCTCAACGCCGAGGCCCGCCCCAGAGTGCGGGGGCGGATCTTTGAGTTGTTCTGCGACCGCGAATGGGCGGTAAAGGGCTACCGCAAGAGGGTAGAGGAGGTAATCCAGGAGCCGTTCTATCTGACCGCCAAGGGGACCGTGAAGCGCCGCTCCATTTAA
- a CDS encoding alpha/beta hydrolase translates to MRRRIGWMKVAAVILLLASSLAGADKMWKDASVQVGDIKTHYLEGGTGDRHLIFIPDLAMAAEVWKEQIPYFAARGFHVFAIDPRSQGSTTRTETGNTYEQQAADLHAFLEKMKLEHCTLIGWAAGAVALLEYVSSPETLKPDALVFVDEVPLTFNNPDYPVGLTVQQIRARALAMEDDRAKATEAFVNGLFKSKQNGQVYKDLSDGSMKTPTGTAIALLFDLITGDRRPALTSIVVPTLIVVPEDRQLFGAYMQSKIAGSHLSVIPDVGRALFLEKPQAFNQALEDFLGKQ, encoded by the coding sequence ATGCGCAGGAGAATCGGTTGGATGAAGGTCGCGGCGGTGATTCTGTTGCTGGCGTCGAGCCTCGCAGGCGCCGACAAGATGTGGAAGGATGCTTCTGTGCAGGTCGGCGACATCAAAACCCACTACCTGGAGGGCGGGACTGGCGACCGCCACCTGATTTTCATCCCGGATCTGGCGATGGCCGCGGAGGTCTGGAAGGAACAAATTCCATATTTCGCCGCCCGCGGGTTTCATGTGTTTGCCATCGATCCGCGCAGCCAGGGCTCCACCACCAGGACCGAAACGGGCAACACCTACGAGCAGCAGGCGGCCGATCTGCACGCCTTTCTGGAAAAGATGAAGCTCGAACACTGCACTCTGATCGGCTGGGCGGCCGGCGCAGTGGCTCTGCTGGAGTACGTTTCCAGCCCGGAAACGCTCAAGCCCGATGCCCTGGTTTTTGTCGACGAGGTGCCGCTCACTTTCAACAATCCGGACTATCCCGTCGGCTTGACCGTGCAGCAGATCAGAGCACGGGCACTCGCGATGGAAGACGACCGGGCCAAGGCAACCGAGGCATTTGTGAACGGCCTGTTCAAATCGAAGCAGAACGGGCAGGTTTACAAGGATCTGAGCGACGGCAGCATGAAGACTCCGACCGGCACGGCGATCGCGCTGCTGTTTGACCTGATTACCGGTGATCGCAGGCCGGCTCTCACAAGTATTGTCGTGCCCACTCTCATCGTCGTTCCCGAAGACAGGCAGTTGTTCGGCGCCTACATGCAGTCGAAGATAGCGGGTTCGCACCTCAGCGTGATCCCGGATGTCGGCCGCGCGCTGTTTCTGGAGAAACCTCAAGCCTTCAACCAGGCCCTCGAGGACTTCCTCGGGAAGCAGTGA
- the malQ gene encoding 4-alpha-glucanotransferase → MRVSGILLHPTSLPGAHGIGDLGEWAFRFADFLSDGGQGLWQVLPLGPPAEANSPYKACSSMAGNPLLISLDSLAREGLLSRADLEGAPLFPAESVDFVAVAAFKWRLLEQASRAFFAGGPGPHLREFEQFCMEKGFWLDQFARFAALRDENGGSLWTEWDRNRNPDPARVLLHKYIQFEFFRQWHALKGYCHERGIRILGDLPIFVAHDSADVWGNPGLFDLDEHGNPRMIAGVPPDYFSATGQLWGNPLYRWDAMERAGYQWWIDRVRCMLEQVDLIRIDHFRGFEKYYEIPAGSMTAIHGRWVEGPGDRFFEALSRVFGRLPFIAEDLGMITSEVLALRDRWGFPGMRVLQFAFADDSPSNPFKPYNYVRNCIVYTGTHDNDTTVGWFRGTSEGEIIQTEEQLRAERESALLYLHSDGVEIHWDFIRAAVGSVADTAVFPLQDVLGLGSEARMNLPSRAENNWRWRFLPHQLKPELSSRLRQLGQTYGRLTQ, encoded by the coding sequence ATGCGCGTTAGCGGCATATTGCTACATCCTACCTCACTTCCCGGCGCACATGGCATAGGCGACCTTGGTGAATGGGCTTTCCGGTTTGCCGACTTTCTGTCGGACGGCGGGCAGGGCCTTTGGCAGGTTCTGCCGCTTGGCCCGCCCGCCGAAGCCAACTCCCCGTACAAGGCCTGCTCGAGCATGGCGGGCAATCCGCTGCTGATCAGCCTCGATTCGCTTGCCCGCGAAGGCTTGCTCTCACGCGCAGACCTCGAAGGAGCTCCGCTATTTCCGGCTGAATCGGTCGACTTTGTTGCGGTCGCCGCCTTTAAGTGGCGGCTCCTCGAGCAAGCGTCGCGCGCATTTTTCGCCGGCGGTCCGGGTCCACACCTGCGCGAGTTCGAGCAGTTCTGCATGGAGAAAGGGTTCTGGCTGGATCAGTTTGCGCGGTTCGCAGCCCTGAGGGATGAAAACGGAGGCTCCCTCTGGACGGAATGGGACCGCAATCGGAATCCGGATCCGGCGCGGGTGCTCCTGCACAAGTATATCCAGTTTGAGTTCTTCCGTCAGTGGCATGCTCTCAAAGGATACTGCCATGAGCGGGGCATCCGGATTCTCGGGGACCTGCCCATCTTTGTCGCGCACGACAGCGCGGACGTCTGGGGAAATCCCGGTCTGTTCGACCTCGACGAGCACGGCAACCCCCGGATGATCGCCGGAGTACCGCCCGATTACTTCAGTGCCACCGGCCAGCTCTGGGGAAATCCGCTGTATCGGTGGGATGCGATGGAGCGGGCAGGCTATCAATGGTGGATCGACCGTGTCCGGTGCATGCTGGAGCAGGTTGACCTGATTCGGATCGATCATTTCCGTGGATTTGAAAAGTACTATGAGATCCCTGCCGGATCGATGACCGCGATCCACGGGCGCTGGGTGGAAGGGCCGGGAGACCGGTTCTTTGAGGCGCTCTCGCGGGTTTTCGGGCGGCTTCCTTTCATCGCGGAAGATCTGGGCATGATCACGTCCGAAGTACTCGCCCTGCGCGACCGCTGGGGATTTCCGGGAATGCGGGTGCTGCAGTTCGCGTTTGCCGATGATTCGCCTTCAAACCCGTTCAAACCCTATAACTATGTCCGCAACTGCATCGTGTACACGGGCACCCACGACAACGACACCACGGTGGGCTGGTTCAGAGGAACCAGTGAAGGCGAGATCATACAGACGGAGGAACAGTTGCGCGCGGAGCGGGAGTCCGCTCTGCTTTATCTCCACAGCGATGGAGTCGAAATCCATTGGGATTTCATCCGCGCCGCCGTGGGCTCCGTGGCGGATACCGCTGTTTTCCCGCTTCAGGACGTTCTCGGGCTGGGCTCGGAGGCACGCATGAATCTGCCGTCACGCGCGGAGAACAACTGGCGCTGGCGGTTTCTACCGCATCAGTTGAAGCCGGAACTGAGCTCCAGGCTGCGGCAACTCGGCCAAACCTATGGACGCCTCACGCAGTGA
- a CDS encoding branched-chain amino acid transaminase: MPKFAFFKGRIVPYSEAKVGILTHTFNYGTGIFGGIRGYWNDDARQLYVFRPLDHFNRFLESAKLLFMQLPYSKEELVQAVMDLLRAEDYRTDCYIRPLAYFTDEVIGVRLFDLTADVGIASIPFGSYLANEEGLHIGTSSWVRIDDNMIPARGKIAGAYVNSSLSKTEAHHNGFDEALVLNQNGHVAEASAANFFMIRRGIACTPPVTDNILEGIMRRTVMQLLRDEFGIEVVERTIDRTEVYLAEEAFFCGTGVQLAAIAKVDHHPIGTGKMGPITQTLRRLYFDVVRGRVAKYAEWCAPVYQQKAAAR, encoded by the coding sequence CTGCCCAAATTCGCATTTTTCAAAGGTCGCATTGTCCCTTATAGCGAGGCAAAGGTCGGCATCCTGACCCACACTTTCAACTATGGCACCGGCATCTTCGGCGGAATTCGCGGATACTGGAACGATGATGCCAGGCAGCTGTATGTTTTCCGCCCGCTCGACCATTTCAACCGCTTCCTGGAATCGGCGAAGCTTCTGTTCATGCAGCTCCCGTACTCGAAGGAAGAGCTTGTCCAGGCCGTGATGGACCTTCTCCGCGCCGAAGATTATCGCACCGACTGCTACATCCGGCCTCTGGCTTATTTCACCGACGAAGTCATCGGAGTGCGCCTTTTTGATCTCACCGCTGACGTCGGGATTGCTTCGATTCCGTTCGGCTCCTACCTGGCCAACGAAGAGGGACTGCACATCGGAACCTCTTCATGGGTGCGCATAGATGACAATATGATCCCCGCGCGCGGCAAGATCGCCGGCGCTTACGTCAATTCGTCCCTGTCCAAGACAGAAGCGCACCACAACGGCTTTGATGAGGCCCTGGTGCTGAACCAGAACGGCCATGTCGCGGAAGCCTCCGCCGCGAACTTCTTCATGATCCGCCGCGGGATCGCCTGCACACCGCCGGTGACCGACAACATCCTGGAAGGCATCATGCGCCGCACTGTGATGCAGCTGTTGCGTGACGAGTTCGGCATCGAGGTGGTGGAACGTACCATCGACCGGACCGAGGTCTATCTCGCCGAGGAGGCCTTCTTTTGCGGCACCGGCGTGCAGCTTGCGGCTATCGCCAAGGTGGATCATCACCCGATCGGCACGGGGAAGATGGGGCCGATCACCCAGACGCTGCGACGTCTCTATTTCGATGTGGTGCGCGGGCGCGTTGCCAAATATGCAGAGTGGTGCGCCCCCGTCTATCAGCAGAAAGCTGCCGCAAGATAA
- a CDS encoding 30S ribosomal protein THX, translating into MGKGDIRTKRGKIYRGTFGKTRPRKKKRVRGKG; encoded by the coding sequence ATGGGCAAAGGGGATATCCGTACGAAGAGGGGAAAAATCTATCGCGGTACCTTCGGAAAAACCAGACCGAGGAAGAAGAAGCGGGTTCGGGGCAAAGGATAG
- a CDS encoding aminoacyl-tRNA deacylase: MTRSDYPTTPAVRFLREREVEFKAHLYKYQEHGGTRVGALELGLPEHFLVKTLVMETDRHKPLLVLMHGDCEVSTRQLARLLDVKSVSPCDERTATRLTGYLFGGTSPFGARTSLPVYVEKSIFDLPRIFINGGKRGFLVEIDPHVLRNVLPVTEVEVAIAMGQNRK, translated from the coding sequence ATGACTAGGTCGGACTACCCGACGACGCCGGCGGTGAGGTTCCTGCGCGAGCGGGAAGTAGAATTCAAAGCGCACCTGTACAAGTATCAGGAGCACGGAGGCACGAGGGTGGGCGCCCTCGAGCTCGGACTGCCGGAGCATTTCCTGGTCAAGACTCTGGTCATGGAAACGGACCGGCACAAACCGCTGCTCGTGCTCATGCATGGTGACTGTGAGGTCTCTACCAGGCAACTCGCGCGCCTGCTCGACGTGAAATCCGTCTCGCCCTGTGATGAGCGCACAGCCACGCGACTCACCGGGTATCTCTTCGGCGGGACAAGTCCCTTCGGCGCGCGCACATCCTTGCCCGTCTACGTGGAGAAATCGATCTTCGATCTGCCGCGCATTTTTATTAACGGCGGCAAGCGCGGCTTCCTCGTTGAAATCGACCCGCATGTGCTGCGCAACGTTCTGCCGGTCACCGAAGTCGAGGTCGCCATTGCCATGGGGCAAAATCGAAAGTAA